One window of the uncultured Methanobrevibacter sp. genome contains the following:
- a CDS encoding MFS transporter has protein sequence MNVSISQLVADLNTEVSTVQTIMSFYTLITAAFMLLSAKLQDIVGKKKLFLIGAVLYGIGTMIAAISSSAEILFIGWAVIEGIAGALMLPATVSIVSGTYSGEKRTISLAIVGVMGAFASAIGPLFGGVMTTFLSWRYGFACELIIVILILVLQNRIPHFEPTESKSELDISGAIISFIGLILLVIGILSLTHDFNTSIAVIILGMAVLATFAWFELRRKRNGKVPLLDIELFKDRNLRVGTAIMILCYLIMEGGLFAVSLYLQSVLKLNAFNTGLTILPLTIGLLIFATLAPALSEKLSHKKIMAIGSIMSIIGCLILSYQFRLDTSPLEFIPGMFILGAGFGFIMGLSVDISLTNVPDESQNNASGVTSTGESLGESMGTAIIGIILILGVFGGISNAVDIYAPEYSDNETFQIEVFDSFEKMDTVNGVEVDILNTIIQEAMAFVMIVTAILMAIVFVLILRLKDMKIENK, from the coding sequence ATGAATGTAAGTATTTCTCAACTTGTTGCTGATTTAAATACTGAAGTGAGTACCGTTCAAACAATCATGTCGTTTTATACTCTCATCACTGCTGCATTCATGTTGCTCAGTGCCAAGCTTCAGGACATAGTTGGTAAAAAGAAACTGTTTTTAATCGGTGCTGTACTTTACGGTATCGGTACAATGATTGCAGCAATAAGTTCCAGTGCTGAAATATTATTTATCGGATGGGCAGTGATAGAAGGTATTGCCGGGGCATTAATGCTACCTGCCACCGTTTCTATAGTAAGTGGAACATATTCCGGTGAGAAACGTACAATTTCTTTGGCAATCGTTGGTGTTATGGGTGCGTTTGCGTCTGCTATCGGCCCACTCTTCGGAGGAGTTATGACAACATTCTTAAGTTGGAGATACGGATTTGCATGCGAATTAATAATCGTTATCCTTATTTTAGTACTGCAAAACAGAATACCTCATTTCGAACCGACTGAATCTAAAAGTGAATTGGACATTTCAGGTGCTATTATTTCATTTATAGGCCTTATTTTGTTAGTTATTGGTATTTTATCCCTTACTCATGATTTTAATACTAGCATAGCTGTAATAATTTTGGGCATGGCTGTCTTGGCAACCTTTGCATGGTTTGAACTCAGAAGAAAAAGGAATGGTAAAGTGCCATTGCTTGATATTGAATTATTTAAGGACAGAAACTTACGTGTGGGTACCGCCATAATGATATTATGCTATCTTATAATGGAGGGAGGATTGTTTGCAGTTTCTCTCTATCTGCAAAGCGTATTGAAATTAAATGCATTCAATACTGGTTTGACTATACTTCCGTTGACTATTGGATTGCTTATTTTCGCAACGCTGGCTCCGGCATTATCAGAAAAACTGAGTCACAAGAAAATCATGGCAATAGGAAGTATAATGTCAATCATCGGATGTCTGATTTTAAGCTATCAGTTTAGACTGGATACCTCACCTCTAGAGTTCATACCAGGAATGTTTATATTAGGAGCAGGATTTGGTTTTATAATGGGTTTAAGTGTGGATATTTCATTAACCAATGTTCCTGATGAAAGTCAAAATAATGCATCAGGTGTTACTTCAACAGGAGAATCATTAGGAGAGTCAATGGGTACAGCAATTATCGGAATAATTCTAATTCTTGGAGTTTTTGGAGGCATTTCTAATGCAGTCGATATCTATGCCCCAGAATATTCAGATAATGAAACATTCCAGATTGAAGTTTTTGATAGCTTTGAAAAAATGGATACTGTAAACGGTGTTGAAGTGGACATTCTAAACACCATTATTCAGGAGGCCATGGCATTCGTAATGATAGTAACAGCCATACTGATGGCAATTGTTTTTGTTCTGATACTGCGGCTGAAGGATATGAAGATTGAAAACAAATGA
- a CDS encoding SAP domain-containing protein translates to MTKKKKNLNVESEEDSNFEVLTAKEVSNKYTVAELRVILKENGLSTSGKKKDLVERVLPILNDDFGEASNEESEVEKVDLSPQVAEDPVTSALSGFGINYDELAIKDKISEGGDTSLNIEGFTQNGLSMSDSTMSIVAASDSSNVDLKMNIPEVSYTDFESTVFTFKGLDLSILPSSVSKSLELSALLNSLEVITERDYINLKDLDFIFKAFPDENGITLDVKISNFLYPNFNNGTFNFENLDFNMAIGADEQKLNISINLPSLNLISKDYKVSVSDLNLNIALADLNLSDLELSVSMADFKYTNFDDVHVNMDNVNVCLDPIVDASSFDVVIGMDSFDFVGVTFDELFPMLNIDCVNFKNTTDDGEFPVNMVGHISPLDVYQMDLLALAALLSSGFDIDTYTRNMSSFYKGSFVDADDMSSAGISDLASGIAGIFENFDYSSLDSIVLDLSGLIDSAGIDLAEFGIDLSDYDVSAISVPEIVDALNNSVFSIPAITSVLNLLTSGLENIDLSTIVIKIDFENFDISGLLASLNLSSEDISAILDMLENSDLDLGKIFENFDYSILDTIVLDLSGLIDSLGIDLAALGIDIENLDLSAIRLSEIMAILDTFEFDMSTISAVLKLLGIDVDELDLEGLIKSFDAENFDISALLASLNISLEDISAIIDMFNNSDLDFEKIFENFDYSCLDAIELNLSGLIDSLGIDLAALGIDLSDYDVSAIKLSEIMEIFNNSEFDMATISAVLKLLGLDVEKLDLEGLITSFDAENFDMSSLLASLNLEKLDIEGITSMFENSDIDWESMFENCDYSSLDGMVLDLSGLIDSAGIDLAEFGIDESDYDFSAISLPDLIGIFNNPDYDMSEFDLSSIDIGGLDVSSLIASFDAENFDISPVLASLNISSEDLSAIIEIFNNPDLNLDAVFENCDHSCFGAIELNLSGLIDSLGIDLADLGIDLSDYDLSAIKLSDLIDILNNCEFDMSTLAALLKLVGVDVDDLDLEGLIASFDVENFDISAILAGLNLSSDDLSKILEIFTNSDIDLDAIFRNFDYSCFGAIVLDLSGLIDSLGIDLAALGIDLSDYDVSAISLSDLIDIFNNYEFDMSTVAVLLKLAGLEIDDLDLEGLIKSIDFENIDMSALLASFNISLDDLTAISEMFENPDFDLAAMLENCDYSCLDAVVLDLSEVVGSVDIDFDSLDINLKGYDLSEIRLSDVIDILRNSEFVMTAANALLKVGYINWDELDMSGLIVSFDVDELDMSALLTSLDVAGFDIEVILSILDMYGFDLSEFLNQFLGMFMKTAAPEIADSSDDK, encoded by the coding sequence ATGACTAAAAAGAAAAAAAATTTAAATGTTGAATCTGAGGAAGATTCAAATTTTGAAGTATTAACTGCCAAGGAAGTATCTAATAAATACACCGTTGCAGAATTAAGAGTCATCTTAAAAGAAAACGGTCTAAGTACTTCAGGTAAAAAGAAAGATCTCGTTGAAAGAGTTTTACCTATATTGAATGATGATTTCGGTGAAGCATCCAATGAAGAAAGTGAAGTTGAAAAAGTAGATTTATCTCCTCAAGTTGCTGAAGACCCTGTAACTTCTGCACTTAGCGGCTTTGGGATTAATTATGATGAGTTAGCTATTAAGGACAAAATCTCCGAGGGAGGGGATACCAGCTTAAATATTGAAGGTTTTACCCAAAACGGTTTGAGCATGTCTGATTCCACTATGTCAATTGTAGCTGCTTCAGATTCTTCAAATGTTGATTTAAAAATGAATATTCCTGAAGTTTCCTATACTGACTTTGAAAGTACTGTATTTACATTTAAAGGTCTTGATTTATCTATTCTGCCAAGTTCAGTTTCAAAAAGTCTTGAACTTTCAGCACTTTTGAATAGTTTGGAGGTAATAACTGAAAGAGATTACATAAATTTAAAAGACCTTGATTTCATATTCAAAGCTTTCCCTGATGAAAACGGTATAACTTTAGATGTTAAAATAAGCAACTTTTTATATCCTAACTTTAATAATGGAACTTTCAACTTTGAGAATCTTGACTTCAATATGGCAATAGGAGCGGACGAACAAAAACTAAATATATCCATAAACTTACCTTCATTAAATCTCATAAGCAAAGACTATAAGGTAAGCGTATCTGATTTAAATCTGAATATTGCACTTGCCGATTTAAATTTATCCGATCTTGAGTTATCTGTATCCATGGCTGATTTCAAGTACACAAACTTTGATGATGTTCATGTTAATATGGATAATGTAAATGTGTGTCTTGACCCTATTGTAGATGCAAGTAGTTTTGATGTAGTTATTGGTATGGATAGTTTTGATTTTGTTGGTGTAACTTTCGATGAATTGTTCCCAATGTTAAATATTGATTGTGTTAACTTTAAAAATACTACTGATGATGGTGAATTCCCTGTTAATATGGTTGGTCATATATCTCCTTTAGATGTTTATCAAATGGATTTATTAGCCCTTGCTGCTCTTTTAAGTTCAGGATTTGATATTGATACTTACACTAGGAATATGTCTAGCTTTTATAAAGGTTCCTTCGTCGATGCTGATGACATGTCTAGTGCAGGCATATCAGATTTAGCCTCTGGTATAGCAGGCATATTTGAGAACTTTGATTATTCAAGTTTAGACTCAATTGTGCTTGATTTATCAGGATTGATTGATTCCGCAGGCATTGATTTAGCCGAGTTTGGTATTGACCTGTCCGATTATGATGTGTCTGCAATCAGCGTGCCGGAAATTGTTGATGCATTGAATAATTCCGTGTTTAGCATTCCTGCCATTACATCTGTTTTAAATTTATTAACTAGTGGCTTAGAAAATATTGACCTGTCCACTATAGTAATTAAAATAGACTTTGAAAACTTTGATATATCAGGTTTATTAGCTAGTCTTAATTTATCCAGCGAGGATATTTCTGCTATTTTAGACATGCTAGAAAATTCAGACCTTGACTTAGGAAAAATATTTGAAAACTTTGATTATTCAATTTTAGACACAATTGTGCTTGATTTATCAGGATTGATTGATTCATTAGGCATTGATTTGGCTGCTTTAGGTATTGACATAGAAAATCTTGATTTATCTGCAATTAGATTGTCAGAAATTATGGCTATCCTAGATACTTTTGAGTTTGATATGTCCACTATTTCCGCAGTGTTAAAATTATTAGGTATTGACGTTGATGAACTTGATTTGGAAGGTTTAATAAAAAGTTTTGATGCTGAAAACTTTGACATATCTGCTTTATTAGCAAGTCTTAATATATCCCTTGAGGATATTTCTGCTATTATTGACATGTTCAATAATTCAGACCTTGACTTTGAAAAAATATTTGAAAACTTTGATTATTCCTGTTTGGATGCAATTGAGCTTAATTTATCTGGATTGATTGATTCATTAGGCATTGATTTGGCTGCTTTAGGTATTGACCTGTCTGATTATGATGTGTCTGCAATAAAATTGTCAGAAATTATGGAAATATTTAATAATTCTGAGTTTGACATGGCTACTATTTCCGCAGTGTTAAAATTATTAGGTCTTGATGTGGAAAAACTTGATTTAGAAGGTTTAATTACCAGTTTTGATGCTGAAAACTTTGACATGTCCAGTTTATTAGCCAGTCTTAATTTAGAAAAATTGGATATTGAAGGCATTACCTCCATGTTTGAAAATTCAGACATTGATTGGGAAAGCATGTTTGAAAACTGTGATTATTCAAGTTTGGATGGAATGGTGCTTGATTTATCAGGATTGATTGATTCCGCAGGCATTGATTTAGCTGAATTTGGTATTGATGAGTCCGATTATGACTTCTCTGCAATTAGTCTGCCAGATCTTATCGGTATCTTTAATAATCCTGATTATGACATGTCCGAGTTTGACTTATCCAGTATTGACATTGGCGGACTTGATGTGTCCAGTTTAATTGCCAGTTTTGATGCTGAAAACTTTGACATATCTCCTGTATTAGCAAGTCTTAATATATCAAGCGAGGACCTTTCTGCTATTATAGAAATATTCAATAATCCGGACCTTAATTTAGATGCTGTATTTGAAAACTGTGATCATTCCTGTTTCGGTGCAATTGAACTTAATTTAAGCGGTTTAATTGATTCATTAGGTATTGATTTAGCTGATTTAGGCATTGACCTGTCTGATTATGATTTATCTGCAATCAAATTGTCAGATCTTATTGATATCCTTAATAATTGCGAGTTTGACATGTCTACCCTTGCGGCCTTGTTAAAATTAGTGGGCGTTGATGTAGATGATCTTGATTTGGAAGGTTTAATAGCCAGTTTTGATGTTGAAAACTTTGACATATCTGCTATATTAGCTGGTCTTAATTTATCCAGCGATGACCTTTCAAAGATTTTAGAAATATTCACTAATTCTGACATTGATTTAGATGCAATATTTAGAAACTTTGATTATTCCTGTTTCGGTGCAATTGTGCTTGATTTATCTGGATTGATTGATTCATTAGGCATTGATTTGGCTGCTTTAGGTATTGACCTGTCCGATTATGACGTGTCTGCAATTAGCTTATCTGACCTTATTGATATCTTCAATAATTATGAGTTTGACATGTCTACTGTTGCAGTCTTGTTAAAATTAGCAGGTCTTGAAATAGATGACCTTGATTTAGAAGGATTAATAAAAAGTATCGACTTTGAAAATATTGACATGTCTGCTTTATTAGCCAGTTTCAATATATCCCTTGATGACCTTACTGCTATTTCAGAGATGTTTGAAAATCCAGACTTTGATTTAGCTGCTATGCTTGAAAACTGTGATTATTCCTGTTTAGATGCAGTAGTGCTTGACTTATCTGAAGTGGTTGGTTCAGTGGATATTGATTTTGATAGTTTGGATATTAATTTGAAAGGTTATGACCTCTCTGAAATTAGATTGTCAGATGTTATTGACATATTACGTAATTCTGAATTTGTCATGACTGCTGCTAACGCTTTGTTAAAAGTAGGTTATATTAACTGGGATGAACTTGATATGTCCGGACTAATAGTTAGTTTTGATGTAGATGAACTTGATATGTCTGCTTTATTAACTAGTCTGGATGTAGCTGGATTTGATATTGAAGTTATTTTATCCATCTTGGATATGTATGGTTTTGATTTATCAGAATTCTTGAATCAGTTCTTAGGCATGTTTATGAAAACTGCCGCTCCTGAAATTGCAGATTCTTCTGATGATAAATAG
- a CDS encoding MFS transporter yields the protein MSKKVTLSLFLMAFSLSTFLSIAGIIPLIAEYFSVPITMASLFVALFALILSVTGLFLPSYFSKYERKRFFIISLLVFILSSFLQIFIDNFYLALLIRLIPAFFYSSAISIALTVMGELNPDSVNKIVLGVSAGSILGLSISTQVGVTFGYPFVNVWLFMVNVLALVGIWLLLPEMEGHPSNPIENFSFAKEKRFLVSLLFTIFIGVAISMIYNYFSTVLAVLTKVPVDSISTFLFANGIAAVCGTSLFGYFINKWNNLPIAIYPIVFAVVVIFLGLGIEVPGYTFVLLIIFGLLDGSMHTISQYWLSSSIREAPEFANGAYLFINNMNRAVGIFIGGIFVDAGSGLLLLITSVVCFILACPTAVYRIRNFPNLR from the coding sequence ATGTCTAAGAAAGTTACTCTCAGTTTGTTTTTGATGGCTTTTTCACTGTCAACATTTTTAAGTATTGCAGGTATAATTCCATTGATTGCAGAATATTTCAGCGTTCCGATAACTATGGCCAGTCTGTTCGTTGCATTGTTTGCGCTGATATTAAGTGTTACAGGTTTATTCTTGCCGTCCTATTTTTCCAAATATGAAAGAAAGAGATTTTTCATAATTTCTTTATTGGTTTTCATATTAAGCAGTTTCCTCCAGATTTTTATTGATAATTTTTATCTTGCCTTGTTAATCAGGTTGATTCCCGCATTCTTCTATTCATCGGCAATCAGTATTGCCTTAACTGTAATGGGCGAATTGAATCCTGATAGTGTTAACAAGATTGTTTTAGGTGTGTCTGCAGGATCCATATTGGGATTGTCAATATCCACACAGGTCGGTGTGACATTCGGATATCCTTTTGTAAATGTATGGCTTTTTATGGTTAATGTTTTGGCATTGGTTGGAATTTGGCTGCTGCTTCCTGAAATGGAAGGTCACCCAAGCAATCCCATTGAAAACTTCAGTTTTGCAAAGGAAAAACGTTTTTTAGTATCCCTGCTTTTCACTATATTTATAGGTGTTGCAATAAGTATGATTTACAATTATTTTTCCACTGTATTGGCAGTTCTCACCAAGGTTCCCGTTGACTCAATATCAACATTTTTATTCGCCAACGGTATAGCGGCCGTTTGTGGAACAAGTCTTTTTGGATATTTCATTAATAAATGGAACAATCTTCCAATTGCAATTTATCCGATTGTTTTTGCAGTTGTTGTTATATTTTTAGGTCTTGGAATCGAGGTGCCTGGATATACATTCGTATTATTGATTATTTTTGGACTTTTGGATGGTTCAATGCATACGATTTCTCAATACTGGCTGAGCTCATCAATAAGGGAAGCACCTGAGTTTGCAAATGGAGCATACTTGTTTATCAACAACATGAACAGAGCAGTCGGAATTTTCATCGGGGGAATCTTTGTTGATGCAGGATCTGGGCTTTTGCTTCTTATCACTTCAGTGGTATGTTTCATTTTGGCATGTCCGACAGCAGTATACAGAATTAGGAATTTTCCAAATTTAAGATAA
- a CDS encoding histone family protein, protein MAIPKAPVKRIIQEAGAERVSADAVDALVEYLEDYAEDVSKKAVTYSKYAKRKTVKAEDIALAIDSSKTSESPNENKHNILDVIKNVFDAAKEGQGIEEIIKSFKKLEK, encoded by the coding sequence ATGGCAATTCCTAAGGCTCCTGTAAAAAGAATCATCCAAGAAGCTGGCGCTGAAAGAGTAAGTGCTGATGCAGTAGATGCATTAGTTGAATACTTAGAAGATTACGCAGAAGATGTCTCTAAAAAAGCAGTTACCTATTCAAAATATGCAAAAAGAAAAACTGTAAAAGCAGAAGATATTGCTTTGGCTATTGATAGTTCAAAAACTTCTGAATCTCCTAATGAGAATAAACACAATATCTTAGACGTAATCAAAAATGTATTTGATGCTGCAAAAGAAGGACAAGGTATTGAAGAAATCATCAAATCATTTAAGAAATTGGAAAAATGA